The proteins below are encoded in one region of Buttiauxella gaviniae:
- the ypfJ gene encoding KPN_02809 family neutral zinc metallopeptidase, translating to MRWQGRRESDNVEDRRNSSSGPSFGGGGGGFRLPGGKGGIILLIVVVVAGYYGVDLTSMLSGGQPVQPQSSQRSVSPNDDEAAKFTKVILATTEDTWGEIFQKMGRTYQQPKLVMYRGVTRTGCGTGQSIMGPFYCPADSTVYIDLSFYDEMKSKLGADGDFAQGYVIAHEVGHHVQRLLGIEPKVRQLQQGASEAEGNRLSVKMELQADCFAGVWGNSMQKQEVLDTGDLQEALNAAEAIGDDRLQQKGQGHIVPDSFTHGTSEQRYTWFKRGFDSGDPAQCNTFANTTK from the coding sequence ATGCGTTGGCAAGGTCGTCGTGAAAGCGACAATGTAGAAGACAGACGAAACAGCTCTTCCGGCCCAAGTTTCGGCGGGGGAGGTGGCGGGTTTCGCTTACCGGGTGGCAAAGGCGGCATCATCCTGTTAATTGTCGTCGTCGTAGCGGGCTATTACGGCGTTGACCTCACTTCCATGTTGTCAGGCGGGCAGCCTGTTCAACCGCAATCTTCCCAGCGCTCTGTCAGCCCGAATGATGACGAAGCGGCGAAATTCACGAAGGTTATTCTCGCGACAACGGAAGACACCTGGGGTGAAATTTTCCAGAAAATGGGCCGTACTTATCAGCAGCCAAAACTGGTGATGTATCGGGGCGTCACACGCACCGGCTGCGGCACCGGCCAGTCGATTATGGGCCCGTTTTACTGCCCGGCTGACAGCACCGTGTACATAGATCTCTCCTTCTACGATGAAATGAAAAGCAAACTGGGCGCAGACGGCGATTTTGCTCAGGGCTACGTCATCGCTCATGAAGTGGGGCATCATGTCCAGCGGCTTTTAGGCATCGAGCCAAAAGTTCGTCAACTCCAGCAGGGGGCAAGCGAAGCCGAAGGAAATCGCCTTTCCGTAAAAATGGAACTGCAGGCAGACTGCTTCGCGGGCGTGTGGGGTAACAGCATGCAAAAACAAGAAGTGTTGGATACCGGAGATTTACAGGAAGCCTTGAACGCCGCCGAAGCGATTGGTGATGATCGTCTTCAACAGAAGGGGCAAGGCCATATTGTGCCCGACAGCTTCACTCACGGCACCTCAGAGCAGCGTTATACCTGGTTTAAACGTGGGTTTGACAGTGGCGATCCGGCGCAATGCAACACCTTTGCTAACACCACCAAATAA
- the purC gene encoding phosphoribosylaminoimidazolesuccinocarboxamide synthase, with product MQKQAELYRGKAKTVYSTENPDLLVLEFRNDTSAGDGARIEQFDRKGMVNNKFNHFIMTKLEEAGIPTQMEALLSDNEVLVKKLDMVPVECVIRNRAAGSLVKRLGIEEGIELNPPLFDLFLKNDAMHDPMVNESYCETFGWVNKENLARMRELSYKANDVLSKLFDDAGLILVDFKLEFGLFNGEVVLGDEFSPDGSRLWDKETLDKMDKDRFRQSLGGLIEAYEEVAHRLGVKLD from the coding sequence ATGCAAAAGCAAGCTGAGTTGTATCGTGGCAAAGCGAAGACCGTATACAGCACGGAAAATCCGGATCTGTTGGTGCTCGAGTTCCGCAATGATACGTCAGCAGGAGACGGCGCGCGCATTGAGCAGTTTGATCGCAAAGGGATGGTAAACAACAAGTTTAACCATTTCATTATGACCAAACTTGAAGAGGCGGGTATTCCCACTCAAATGGAAGCGCTGTTGTCCGATAACGAAGTGCTGGTTAAGAAGCTTGATATGGTGCCGGTTGAGTGTGTTATCCGCAACCGTGCGGCGGGTTCTTTGGTTAAACGCCTGGGCATTGAAGAAGGCATTGAACTTAATCCCCCGCTATTTGATCTGTTCTTAAAAAATGACGCGATGCATGACCCAATGGTCAACGAATCTTACTGTGAAACCTTTGGCTGGGTGAACAAAGAGAATCTGGCTCGCATGCGTGAATTGAGCTACAAAGCTAACGATGTTCTGAGCAAACTGTTTGATGACGCAGGTCTTATCCTGGTTGATTTCAAACTGGAGTTTGGTTTATTCAACGGCGAAGTTGTCCTCGGTGATGAGTTCTCTCCAGACGGTAGCCGCCTGTGGGATAAAGAAACGCTCGATAAAATGGACAAAGACCGTTTCCGCCAGAGCCTGGGTGGCCTGATTGAAGCGTATGAAGAAGTTGCGCACCGTCTTGGCGTTAAATTAGACTAA
- the bamC gene encoding outer membrane protein assembly factor BamC has product MAYSVQKSMVAKVAVVSLAMLLAACSTDQRYKRQVSGDESYLDAAPLAEIHSPAGMILPVQNGDYNIPVTNGSGVVGKELDIRPPAQPLALVSGARTQFTGDTATLMVESARNAALWPQVVSAVQSKNYGIDKRDDASQTLTTDWVQWNRADEDQQFRGRYQISVKPQGYQQAVVVKLLNLEQAGKPVADAASMQRYSAEMLNSISASLDKTQTDQQNAKDNRTATQLDVQSAADDTGLPMLVVRGPFNVVWSRLPATLEKVGMKVTDSTRSTGSMAVTYKPLSDSNWQDLGAKDPGLVSGDYKLQVGDLDNRSSLQFIDPKGHTLTQSQNDALVAVFQAAFSK; this is encoded by the coding sequence ATGGCTTACTCAGTACAGAAGTCGATGGTGGCGAAAGTTGCAGTGGTTTCGTTAGCCATGCTGTTAGCAGCATGTAGCACCGACCAGCGTTATAAGCGCCAGGTTAGCGGTGACGAATCCTATCTGGATGCAGCACCCCTCGCGGAAATCCACTCCCCGGCGGGGATGATCCTGCCGGTGCAGAATGGTGATTATAATATTCCGGTCACCAACGGCAGCGGCGTAGTAGGCAAAGAGTTGGATATTCGTCCGCCAGCTCAACCTCTGGCATTGGTCAGCGGCGCACGCACTCAGTTTACCGGGGATACCGCAACGCTGATGGTTGAAAGCGCACGCAACGCAGCATTGTGGCCGCAGGTTGTCAGTGCCGTTCAGTCGAAAAACTACGGCATTGATAAACGCGATGACGCAAGCCAAACCCTGACCACCGACTGGGTACAATGGAACCGTGCTGATGAAGATCAACAGTTCCGTGGGCGCTATCAAATCAGTGTGAAACCGCAGGGCTATCAACAAGCCGTGGTGGTTAAGCTGCTGAATCTGGAGCAGGCGGGTAAACCGGTTGCTGACGCAGCATCTATGCAGCGTTACAGCGCAGAAATGCTCAACAGCATCAGCGCAAGCCTGGATAAAACCCAGACCGACCAGCAGAACGCCAAAGACAACCGTACAGCGACGCAGCTTGATGTTCAAAGCGCCGCTGATGACACTGGCTTGCCGATGCTCGTTGTGCGCGGCCCGTTCAACGTAGTCTGGAGTCGCTTACCTGCAACGCTTGAAAAAGTGGGCATGAAAGTCACCGATTCCACGCGTTCTACAGGCAGCATGGCGGTAACCTACAAACCATTGTCTGACAGCAACTGGCAAGATTTGGGGGCGAAAGACCCAGGCCTTGTGAGCGGCGACTATAAGCTGCAAGTGGGCGACCTCGATAACCGCAGCAGCTTGCAGTTCATCGATCCGAAAGGTCACACGCTGACGCAGTCTCAGAACGATGCTCTGGTCGCCGTATTCCAGGCTGCATTCAGTAAGTAA
- the dapA gene encoding 4-hydroxy-tetrahydrodipicolinate synthase, with the protein MFTGSIVALVTPMDEKGNVCRSSLKKLIDYHVASGTSAIVSVGTTGESATLSHEEHGDVVLMTLELADGRIPVIAGTGANATSEAISLTKRFENSGIVGCLTVTPYYNRPTQEGLYQHFKAIAGSTDLPQMLYNVPSRTGCDMLPETVGRLAQIKNIIGIKEATGNLTRVNQIKELVEDDFILVSGDDASALDFMQLGGHGVISVTANVAAREMAEVCKLAANGQYAQARDINKRLMPLHNKLFVEPNPIPVKWACRELGLVATDTLRLPMTPLTEASRPVIISALKHAGLL; encoded by the coding sequence ATGTTCACTGGAAGTATTGTCGCGCTTGTGACGCCGATGGATGAGAAAGGTAATGTCTGCCGGTCAAGCCTTAAAAAACTGATTGATTACCATGTTGCCAGCGGTACGTCGGCGATTGTCTCGGTAGGTACTACCGGAGAGTCTGCAACGTTGAGCCATGAAGAGCACGGTGATGTGGTACTGATGACTCTGGAACTGGCCGACGGTCGCATTCCGGTTATCGCAGGGACTGGCGCCAATGCCACTTCTGAAGCTATCTCCCTGACTAAGCGTTTCGAAAACAGCGGTATTGTCGGCTGTCTGACCGTTACGCCATACTACAACCGTCCTACCCAGGAAGGGCTGTATCAACACTTCAAAGCTATCGCCGGAAGCACAGACCTGCCACAGATGCTGTACAATGTGCCGTCTCGTACCGGTTGTGACATGCTGCCTGAAACCGTAGGCCGCCTGGCGCAAATCAAAAATATTATTGGTATCAAAGAAGCGACCGGGAACTTAACACGAGTAAACCAGATCAAAGAGCTGGTTGAAGATGACTTCATCCTGGTGAGCGGCGATGACGCCAGTGCGCTGGACTTCATGCAATTGGGGGGCCACGGTGTCATTTCTGTGACGGCAAACGTAGCCGCGCGTGAAATGGCAGAAGTGTGTAAACTGGCCGCCAACGGGCAATATGCACAAGCGCGCGATATCAACAAACGTTTGATGCCGCTGCATAATAAATTATTTGTAGAACCCAATCCTATCCCAGTTAAATGGGCTTGTCGGGAGTTGGGACTTGTGGCAACCGATACCTTGCGCCTGCCAATGACGCCGCTGACTGAAGCCAGTCGCCCGGTGATTATTAGCGCGCTCAAGCACGCCGGTTTGCTGTAA
- a CDS encoding glycine cleavage system transcriptional repressor → MTPSPHHYLVITALGADRPGIVNTITRHVSSCGCNIEDSRLAMLGEEFTFIMLLSGTWNAITLIESTLPLKGAELDLLIVMKRTTAQERPAMPATVWVQVEVTDSPHLIERFTNLFDIHHMNIAELSSRTQPAQDGNPAQLYIQITAHSPASQDASVIEDEFKALCTELNAQGSINVVNYPQQDD, encoded by the coding sequence TTGACTCCCTCACCACACCATTATTTGGTCATCACGGCCCTAGGGGCAGACCGGCCTGGTATTGTTAATACCATTACCCGCCATGTGAGCAGTTGCGGCTGTAACATTGAAGACAGCCGCCTCGCTATGCTCGGTGAAGAGTTCACGTTTATTATGCTGCTCTCAGGCACCTGGAATGCGATAACCCTGATTGAATCGACGCTTCCGCTTAAAGGTGCTGAGCTGGATTTGCTGATTGTGATGAAGCGCACCACCGCGCAAGAACGCCCGGCAATGCCCGCTACAGTCTGGGTGCAGGTGGAAGTCACCGATTCACCCCATTTAATCGAGCGCTTCACCAATCTGTTTGATATTCACCATATGAATATCGCCGAACTGAGTTCACGGACCCAACCCGCTCAGGATGGTAACCCCGCGCAGCTATATATTCAGATCACAGCGCACAGCCCTGCCTCTCAGGATGCGAGCGTGATTGAAGATGAGTTCAAGGCCCTCTGTACAGAACTCAACGCACAGGGCAGTATTAACGTTGTGAATTATCCACAGCAAGATGATTAA
- the bcp gene encoding thioredoxin-dependent thiol peroxidase: MSPLKAGDSAPKFSLPDQDGEQVNLTDFQGQRVLVYFYPKAMTPGCTVQACGLRDNMDELKKSGVEVLGISTDKPEKLSRFAEKELLNFTLLSDEDHQVCEQFGVWGEKSFMGKTYDGIHRISFLLDGEGKVEKVFDDFKTSNHHDIVVNWLKENA, translated from the coding sequence ATGAGCCCACTGAAAGCCGGTGATAGCGCACCGAAATTTAGCTTGCCCGATCAAGACGGCGAGCAAGTAAATTTGACCGACTTCCAGGGACAGCGCGTTCTGGTTTACTTCTACCCGAAAGCGATGACGCCAGGCTGTACCGTGCAAGCGTGCGGTTTGCGCGACAACATGGACGAGTTGAAAAAGAGCGGTGTAGAAGTGCTGGGTATCAGCACTGACAAACCAGAAAAACTGTCACGTTTTGCCGAAAAAGAGTTACTTAACTTCACGCTACTTTCTGACGAAGACCATCAAGTTTGTGAACAATTTGGGGTTTGGGGCGAGAAATCATTCATGGGGAAAACTTACGATGGTATCCATCGCATTAGCTTCCTGCTGGATGGCGAAGGGAAAGTTGAGAAAGTCTTTGATGATTTCAAAACCAGCAACCACCACGACATCGTAGTGAACTGGCTGAAAGAAAACGCTTAA
- a CDS encoding AI-2E family transporter, translating into MLEMLLQWYRRRFSDPEAIALLVILVAGFVILFFFHGLLAPLLVAIVLAYLLEWPTARLQRIGCSRTWAAIIVLVLFVGILLLMVLVVAPVAWQQGIYLIRDMPGMLNKLSDFAATLPKRYPALVDAGIIDAMAENMRGRMMGMGDQVVKYSLASLVGLLTLAIYLVLVPLMVFFLVKDKEQMLNAVRRVLPRNRGLAGQVWVEMNQQITNYIRGKVLEMLVVGVVTYIGFVVFGLNYSLLLAVLVGFSVLIPYIGAFVVTIPVVCVALFQFGLGPEFWTLFAVYLIIQALDGNLLVPVLFSEAVNLHPLVIILSVVIFGGLWGFWGVFFAIPLATLIKAVVHAWPDGLITEEP; encoded by the coding sequence ATGCTTGAGATGTTGTTGCAGTGGTATCGACGACGGTTTAGTGACCCGGAGGCTATCGCGCTGTTGGTTATTCTGGTCGCAGGGTTTGTTATCCTGTTCTTCTTCCACGGACTGTTAGCGCCGCTGTTGGTGGCGATTGTGCTGGCATATTTGCTGGAGTGGCCCACCGCGCGCCTCCAGCGTATCGGTTGCTCGCGAACCTGGGCGGCCATCATTGTTCTGGTGCTATTCGTCGGTATTTTACTTTTGATGGTACTGGTCGTTGCTCCGGTCGCCTGGCAGCAGGGTATTTACCTGATTCGCGATATGCCTGGAATGCTCAACAAACTGTCTGATTTTGCAGCCACACTTCCGAAGCGTTACCCGGCGCTGGTGGATGCCGGCATCATTGATGCTATGGCCGAAAATATGCGTGGTCGCATGATGGGGATGGGTGACCAGGTCGTAAAATACTCGCTCGCTTCATTAGTCGGGCTGCTAACGCTCGCGATTTATCTGGTGCTCGTTCCGCTGATGGTGTTCTTCCTCGTGAAAGACAAAGAGCAAATGCTGAATGCTGTGCGCCGCGTTTTACCCCGAAATCGAGGGCTTGCGGGCCAGGTCTGGGTTGAGATGAACCAGCAAATTACCAATTATATCCGTGGCAAAGTCCTGGAAATGCTGGTTGTGGGCGTGGTGACTTATATCGGTTTTGTGGTGTTTGGCCTGAACTACTCGTTGCTGCTGGCGGTGCTTGTGGGGTTCTCGGTGCTGATCCCCTATATCGGCGCGTTTGTGGTTACCATTCCGGTGGTCTGTGTGGCGTTATTCCAGTTTGGTCTTGGCCCTGAATTCTGGACGCTGTTTGCAGTTTACTTAATCATTCAGGCGCTGGACGGTAACTTGCTGGTGCCGGTGCTCTTTTCTGAAGCGGTAAACCTGCACCCGTTAGTGATTATTCTCTCGGTAGTGATTTTTGGCGGCCTGTGGGGATTCTGGGGGGTATTCTTTGCCATACCGCTCGCCACGCTGATTAAAGCGGTGGTACATGCCTGGCCTGACGGGCTGATTACCGAAGAGCCGTAG
- the bepA gene encoding beta-barrel assembly-enhancing protease, giving the protein MFKQLKKSLVATLMAALLAGPAAPAFADVTDQLPDMGTSAGSTLSIGQELQMGDYYVRQLRGSAPLINDPLLVQYINKLGMRLVSHANSVKTPFHFYLINNDEINAFAFFGGNVVLHSALFRYADNESQLASVMAHEISHVTQRHLARAMEDQKKNAPLTWVGALGSILLAMASPQAGMAALSGTLAGTQQGMISFTQQNEQEADRIGIQVLQRSGFDPQAMPTFLEKLLDQARYSSRPPEILLTHPLPESRLSDTRNRANQMRSVVVQSSEDFYMAKARTLGMYNSGRNQLTSDLLDSWSKGNIREQRAASYGRALQAMGEDKWDEARKLLQPLLTEQPANSWYLDLATDIDLGQKKTADAINRLKNAPGLKQDPVLQLNLANAYVQAGQPNQAATILNRYTFAHPDDSNAWDLLAQTESALGNRDQELAARAEVMALVGRLDQAISLLSSASAQVKLGSLQQARYDARIDQFRELQKRFLQYSKM; this is encoded by the coding sequence ATGTTCAAGCAGTTGAAAAAATCGCTGGTTGCAACACTGATGGCAGCTTTGCTCGCGGGCCCTGCAGCTCCCGCCTTTGCGGATGTTACCGATCAACTGCCTGATATGGGAACGTCAGCAGGAAGTACCTTGTCGATAGGCCAGGAATTGCAGATGGGCGACTATTATGTTCGTCAGCTGCGAGGCAGTGCCCCATTAATCAATGACCCCTTACTTGTGCAGTACATCAACAAACTCGGTATGCGGCTGGTCAGCCACGCAAACTCAGTCAAGACACCGTTCCATTTCTATTTGATCAACAATGACGAAATCAACGCTTTCGCCTTCTTTGGCGGCAACGTGGTGCTGCACTCTGCATTATTCCGCTACGCCGATAACGAAAGCCAGCTCGCCTCGGTTATGGCGCACGAAATTTCGCACGTCACGCAGCGTCACCTGGCGCGCGCAATGGAAGATCAAAAAAAGAATGCGCCCCTCACCTGGGTTGGGGCATTAGGTTCTATCTTGTTGGCGATGGCCAGCCCGCAGGCGGGTATGGCGGCATTGAGTGGTACGCTCGCGGGAACGCAGCAGGGCATGATCAGCTTTACGCAGCAAAACGAACAGGAAGCCGATCGCATCGGGATTCAAGTGTTGCAGCGCTCCGGTTTTGACCCTCAAGCGATGCCCACTTTCCTTGAGAAACTGCTCGATCAGGCGCGTTATTCCTCGCGTCCGCCAGAAATTCTGCTGACTCACCCGTTACCGGAAAGCCGTTTGTCAGATACACGTAACCGCGCCAATCAAATGCGTTCGGTGGTGGTGCAATCTTCCGAAGACTTTTACATGGCAAAAGCGCGAACGCTGGGCATGTATAATTCAGGCCGTAATCAGCTCACCAGCGATTTGTTGGATAGCTGGTCGAAAGGCAACATTCGCGAACAGCGCGCAGCCTCTTACGGGCGTGCACTTCAGGCGATGGGGGAGGATAAATGGGATGAAGCCCGTAAACTTTTACAACCGCTGCTTACCGAACAACCGGCTAATTCATGGTATCTGGATTTAGCCACCGATATTGACCTTGGGCAGAAGAAAACCGCCGACGCCATTAACCGGCTGAAAAATGCGCCAGGCCTGAAACAAGATCCCGTCTTGCAGCTTAACCTTGCCAACGCCTATGTTCAGGCAGGCCAGCCTAATCAGGCGGCAACCATTCTGAATCGTTACACGTTTGCACATCCGGATGACAGTAATGCCTGGGATTTGCTGGCGCAAACCGAATCCGCACTGGGTAACCGTGACCAGGAACTCGCCGCACGCGCCGAAGTTATGGCGTTAGTTGGCCGTCTCGATCAGGCCATTTCACTCCTCAGCAGTGCCAGCGCACAGGTGAAACTGGGCAGTTTGCAGCAGGCTCGCTATGATGCGCGAATCGATCAGTTCCGCGAACTGCAAAAACGCTTCCTTCAGTATTCGAAGATGTAA
- the arsC gene encoding arsenate reductase (glutaredoxin) (This arsenate reductase requires both glutathione and glutaredoxin to convert arsenate to arsenite, after which the efflux transporter formed by ArsA and ArsB can extrude the arsenite from the cell, providing resistance.) yields the protein MTVSIYHNPRCSKSRETLSLLKANGVEPEVVLYLDTPPDAATIKSLLSQLDFASARELMRQKEDLYKELNLADDSLSEEQLIQAMIDNPKLIERPIVLANGKARIGRPPESVLEIL from the coding sequence ATGACCGTTTCTATTTATCACAATCCACGCTGCTCAAAGAGCCGTGAAACGTTGAGCCTGCTGAAAGCCAATGGCGTAGAACCCGAAGTGGTGTTGTATCTGGACACCCCACCGGATGCGGCCACCATCAAATCCTTACTGAGCCAGTTAGATTTTGCCAGCGCACGCGAACTGATGCGTCAGAAAGAGGATTTATATAAAGAGTTAAATCTGGCGGATGATTCGTTAAGCGAAGAGCAATTGATTCAGGCGATGATCGACAATCCAAAGCTGATTGAGCGCCCGATTGTGCTGGCGAATGGCAAAGCAAGGATTGGCCGCCCGCCGGAATCAGTGCTGGAAATTTTGTAA
- a CDS encoding DnaA inactivator Hda produces the protein MNTPAQLSLPLYLPDDETFASFWPGDNPSLLAALQSVLRQDHSGYIYFWSREGGGRSHLLHAACAELSQRGEAVGYVPLDKRTWFVPEVLDGMEQLSLVCIDNIECVAGDEMWEMAIFNLYNRILESGKTRLLITGDRPPRQLNLQLPDLASRLDWGQIYKLQPLSDDDKLQALQLRSRLRGFELPEDVGRFLLKRLDREMRTLFMTLDQLDLASITAQRKLTIPFVKEILGL, from the coding sequence CTGAATACGCCGGCACAGCTCTCACTGCCACTCTATTTGCCTGATGACGAAACTTTTGCAAGTTTCTGGCCGGGTGATAACCCTTCTTTACTCGCAGCCCTCCAGTCTGTGCTCCGCCAGGATCACAGCGGCTATATCTATTTCTGGTCGCGGGAAGGAGGAGGGCGCAGCCATTTGCTGCACGCCGCCTGTGCGGAACTGTCGCAACGGGGCGAAGCGGTCGGCTATGTGCCGCTGGATAAACGCACCTGGTTTGTGCCTGAAGTGCTCGACGGCATGGAACAACTTTCGCTGGTATGCATCGACAATATCGAATGTGTCGCGGGCGACGAAATGTGGGAGATGGCGATTTTTAATCTCTACAACCGCATTCTGGAATCAGGGAAAACACGCTTGCTGATCACCGGCGATCGTCCCCCACGTCAGCTTAATTTGCAATTGCCCGATCTGGCATCGCGTCTTGATTGGGGCCAAATCTATAAGCTGCAACCTTTGTCTGATGATGACAAACTCCAGGCGCTGCAACTGCGTTCCCGGCTGCGCGGATTTGAGCTTCCAGAAGACGTGGGTCGTTTTCTGCTAAAGCGTTTGGACCGCGAAATGCGCACGTTATTTATGACGCTCGATCAACTCGATCTCGCCTCTATCACCGCGCAACGTAAACTGACAATCCCGTTTGTGAAAGAGATTTTAGGGCTTTAA
- the uraA gene encoding uracil permease has product MTRRAIGVSERPPLLQTIPLSLQHLFAMFGATVLVPILFHINPATVLLFNGIGTLLYLFICKGKIPAYLGSSFAFISPVLLLLPLGYEVALGGFIMCGVLFCIVALIVKKAGTGWLDVMFPPAAMGAIVAVIGLELAGVAANMAGLLPADGTSPDSTTIIISLVTLAVTIFGSVLFRGFLAIIPILIGVLAGYALSFAMGVVDVKPIIEAHWFALPTFYTPRFEWFAIFTILPAALVVIAEHVGHLVVTANIVKKDLIRDPGLHRSMFANGISTIFSGFFGSTPNTTYGENIGVMAITRVYSTWVIGGAAILAILLSCVGKLAAAIQIIPVPVIGGVSLLLYGVIGASGIRVLIESKVDYNKTQNLILTSVILIIGVSGAKVHIGAAELKGMALATIVGVGLSLIFKLISILRPEEVVLDAQEDEVKS; this is encoded by the coding sequence ATGACACGCCGCGCTATTGGGGTGAGTGAAAGACCGCCCCTGTTGCAAACGATACCGTTAAGTCTGCAACACCTGTTCGCCATGTTTGGTGCCACCGTTCTGGTGCCAATCCTGTTCCACATTAACCCGGCGACGGTGCTGCTGTTTAACGGGATCGGAACGCTGCTGTATCTCTTTATCTGCAAAGGCAAAATCCCGGCGTATTTGGGTTCGAGCTTCGCGTTTATTTCACCAGTGCTGTTGCTGTTGCCGTTAGGTTATGAAGTGGCGTTGGGCGGGTTTATTATGTGCGGCGTGTTGTTCTGTATCGTTGCGCTGATTGTCAAAAAAGCGGGTACCGGCTGGCTGGATGTGATGTTCCCTCCGGCGGCAATGGGCGCGATTGTTGCAGTCATCGGCCTTGAACTGGCAGGTGTTGCGGCAAACATGGCGGGGCTGCTGCCTGCTGATGGCACCTCTCCTGATTCCACCACCATTATTATTTCGCTGGTCACGCTGGCGGTCACCATCTTCGGTTCCGTGCTGTTCCGTGGCTTCCTGGCGATTATCCCGATTCTTATCGGTGTGCTGGCGGGTTATGCGCTGTCGTTTGCAATGGGTGTGGTGGATGTGAAGCCAATTATTGAAGCGCACTGGTTCGCTCTGCCAACGTTCTACACGCCGCGTTTTGAATGGTTTGCGATTTTCACCATCCTGCCTGCAGCGCTGGTGGTTATTGCCGAGCACGTTGGTCACCTGGTGGTGACGGCGAATATCGTGAAGAAGGATTTGATTCGTGACCCAGGCCTGCATCGTTCGATGTTCGCCAACGGCATTTCTACCATCTTCTCCGGTTTCTTCGGTTCTACGCCAAATACCACTTACGGTGAGAATATCGGCGTCATGGCGATTACCCGAGTTTATTCTACCTGGGTTATTGGCGGCGCCGCGATTCTGGCGATTCTGCTTTCATGCGTAGGCAAACTGGCGGCGGCGATCCAGATCATCCCCGTCCCGGTGATCGGTGGCGTTTCTCTGCTGCTGTACGGCGTGATTGGTGCATCCGGTATTCGCGTACTAATCGAATCAAAAGTTGATTACAACAAAACGCAAAACCTGATCCTAACCTCCGTTATCTTGATCATCGGCGTGAGTGGCGCGAAAGTGCACATCGGCGCTGCTGAACTGAAAGGGATGGCGCTGGCGACTATCGTAGGTGTTGGCCTGAGCCTTATCTTCAAACTTATCAGTATCCTGCGCCCGGAAGAAGTGGTGCTGGATGCGCAAGAAGACGAAGTAAAATCGTAG
- the upp gene encoding uracil phosphoribosyltransferase produces the protein MKIVEVKHPLVKHKLGLMRENDISTKRFRELASEVGSLLTYEATADLETEKVTIEGWNGPVEIDQIKGKKITVVPILRAGLGMMEGVLENVPSARISVVGIYRNEETLEPVPYFQKLVSNIEERMALVVDPMLATGGSMIATIDLLKNAGCTSIKVLVLVAAPEGIAALEKAHPDVELFTASIDQGLNEHGYIIPGLGDAGDKIFGTK, from the coding sequence ATGAAGATCGTGGAAGTCAAACACCCACTCGTCAAACACAAGCTGGGCCTGATGCGTGAGAACGACATTAGCACCAAACGCTTTCGTGAACTCGCCTCAGAAGTTGGCAGCTTGCTAACTTACGAAGCAACGGCGGATCTGGAAACTGAAAAAGTAACTATCGAAGGCTGGAATGGCCCGGTAGAAATTGATCAGATCAAAGGCAAGAAAATTACCGTTGTGCCAATTCTGCGTGCCGGTCTGGGCATGATGGAAGGCGTTCTGGAAAACGTTCCAAGCGCACGTATTAGCGTTGTGGGTATCTATCGTAATGAAGAAACCCTGGAGCCAGTCCCTTATTTCCAGAAACTGGTTTCTAACATTGAAGAACGTATGGCGCTGGTGGTTGACCCAATGCTGGCAACCGGTGGCTCTATGATTGCTACCATCGACCTGCTGAAAAACGCCGGTTGTACCAGTATCAAGGTGCTGGTTCTGGTGGCAGCACCTGAAGGTATCGCCGCGCTGGAAAAAGCGCACCCGGACGTAGAGCTGTTCACTGCTTCTATCGATCAGGGCCTGAACGAGCACGGATACATTATTCCGGGCCTCGGCGATGCCGGTGATAAGATATTTGGTACTAAATAA